The Pseudocalidococcus azoricus BACA0444 genomic interval GATCAACATGGCCCACGGTGAATTGATGATGTTAGGGGCCTACACGACATTTGTGACCCAAAACATTCTCAAAGCCACACCCTTAGCTCCCGCTTATATCTTTTTGGCTCTAATTGCTGCCTTCCTGGTCACCGCTTTAGTCGGCTTGCTTTTGGAACGGACTGTGGTGCGATTTCTCTATGGCCGGCCCCTAGAAACCCTCTTAGCCACTTGGGGGGTGAGTCTGATTCTCCAACAGTTTGTCCGCAGTGTCAGTTGGCAATTTGTGACCGGCCTGGGGATTTTTTGCTTGCTCTATTTTGGCGCGCAATCGCTCCTGGCCTGGAAAACTGACTTTGACCGCGTCCGCAACTGGTTTATCGGCATCATGCTCCCACTGTCGGCCATTATTGCCCTGGTGGTCTCCAATGTCTTGGGCAATGCCTATAAGCTCGCTTTTACAAAACCCTGGTTTGGTACCCAAGGGGTGGATGTTACCGCACCGCAATGGTTACGGGGGGGATTAGTGATTGACACCTACCAGCTACCCTATACTCGTCTCTTTATCATTGTCTTGACCATTCTTTGCTTGATTGCGGTTTACTGGTTCTTAAATCAGACGGCCTGGGGCTTACGGATTCGCGCTGTGACCCAAAATCGTGCCATGAGTGCCTGCTTAGGGATTCCAACCCAAAAAGTAGATGCAATTACCTTTGCGCTTGGCTCAGGCCTGGCAGGGATTGCTGGTTGCGCGGTTGCTCTTTTAGGCTCTGTAAGTTCCAATACTGGCCAAGCCTACATTGTG includes:
- a CDS encoding ABC transporter permease subunit, with protein sequence MTQLLEAVFGGLSIGSVLLLSALGLAIVFGLMGVINMAHGELMMLGAYTTFVTQNILKATPLAPAYIFLALIAAFLVTALVGLLLERTVVRFLYGRPLETLLATWGVSLILQQFVRSVSWQFVTGLGIFCLLYFGAQSLLAWKTDFDRVRNWFIGIMLPLSAIIALVVSNVLGNAYKLAFTKPWFGTQGVDVTAPQWLRGGLVIDTYQLPYTRLFIIVLTILCLIAVYWFLNQTAWGLRIRAVTQNRAMSACLGIPTQKVDAITFALGSGLAGIAGCAVALLGSVSSNTGQAYIVDTFMVVVVGGVGKLVGSIVAAGTIGTLSYVIGSNALSPLIGFNEQIKAVLEFFATASMAKVVVFALIIVFLQFRPAGLFPQKGRTVDA